One part of the [Synechococcus] sp. NIES-970 genome encodes these proteins:
- the clpB1 gene encoding endopeptidase Clp ATP-binding chain B1, with protein sequence MQPTNPNQFTEKAWQAIAQTPDVAKQNQQQQIESEHLMQALLEQDGLAKSIFTKAEIPLGKLRENTLAFITQQPKIAQPSESVYLGRSLDTLLDRAEQHRKSFGDDFISVEHLILSYAKDDRFGKNLYKEFDLTENKLKTIITQIRGNQKVNDQNPEGKYESLEKYGRDLTDLARHGKLDPVIGRDDEIRRTIQILSRRTKNNPVLIGEPGVGKTAIAEGLAQRIINRDVPESLKDRTLIALDMGALIAGAKYRGEFEERLKAVLKEVTDSEGQIILFIDEIHTVVGAGATQGAMDAGNLLKPMLARGELRCIGATTLDEYRKYIEKDAALERRFQSVLVNEPNVVDTISILRGLKERYELHHGVKIADTALVAAAMLSNRYITDRFLPDKAIDLVDEAAAKLKMEITSKPEELDEIDRKILQLEMEKLSIQKEKDEASLERLAKLEKELANLKEEQSQLNAQWQSEKEFIDKIRFIKEEIEKTNLEIQQAERDYDLNKAAELRYGRLTELQQKIKEIEANLATQQITGESLLREEVIESDIAEIISKWTGIPISKLIESEKEKLLHLEAELHRRVVGQDEAVTAVAEAVQRSRAGLADPNRPTASFIFLGPTGVGKTELAKALAQFLFDTEEAIVRIDMSEYMEKHAVSRLLGAPPGYVGYEEGGQLTEAIRRRPYSVILFDEIEKAHGDVFNVMLQILDDGRLTDSQGRTVDFKNTVIIMTSNIGSQFILDLAGDDSRYEEMRGRVMEAMNVNFRPEFLNRIDELIIFHGLQKEQLRSIVQLQIRRLAERLAEQKINIQFTPEAYDFIAEVGYNPVYGARPLKRAVQKYVETAIAKGILKGEFKGGETINVQVKDERLTFTK encoded by the coding sequence ATGCAACCCACTAACCCGAATCAATTTACCGAAAAGGCTTGGCAGGCGATCGCCCAAACCCCCGATGTCGCCAAGCAGAATCAACAGCAGCAAATCGAGTCTGAACACCTGATGCAGGCGCTATTAGAACAGGATGGTTTAGCAAAAAGTATTTTTACAAAAGCAGAAATTCCCCTAGGGAAACTCCGAGAAAATACGCTTGCTTTTATCACCCAGCAACCGAAGATCGCTCAACCCAGTGAATCAGTCTATCTCGGGCGTAGCTTAGATACCCTTTTAGACCGGGCTGAACAGCATCGAAAATCCTTTGGAGATGACTTTATTTCTGTTGAACATTTAATTCTTAGCTATGCCAAAGATGACCGTTTTGGCAAAAATCTCTACAAAGAATTTGACCTAACAGAAAATAAGCTCAAAACGATCATTACGCAAATTCGAGGCAACCAAAAGGTGAACGATCAAAATCCGGAAGGAAAATATGAATCCTTAGAAAAATATGGCCGCGATTTAACAGATTTAGCCCGCCATGGGAAACTTGATCCGGTAATTGGCCGGGATGATGAAATTCGCCGCACCATTCAAATTCTCTCCCGCCGGACAAAAAATAATCCAGTCTTGATCGGGGAACCAGGGGTCGGCAAAACCGCGATCGCCGAAGGATTGGCCCAAAGAATTATTAATCGGGATGTGCCCGAATCCCTAAAGGACCGGACCCTAATTGCCTTAGACATGGGGGCTTTGATTGCCGGGGCAAAATACCGGGGCGAATTTGAAGAACGTCTGAAAGCAGTACTCAAGGAAGTCACCGATTCTGAAGGGCAAATCATTCTCTTTATCGATGAAATCCACACCGTTGTTGGCGCTGGGGCAACCCAGGGGGCGATGGATGCCGGGAACTTACTCAAGCCAATGTTGGCCCGGGGCGAGCTGCGTTGTATTGGGGCGACCACCCTCGATGAATACCGTAAGTATATTGAAAAAGATGCGGCCCTCGAACGGCGTTTCCAGTCGGTGCTGGTGAATGAACCCAATGTGGTTGATACCATTTCAATCCTGCGTGGCCTCAAGGAACGCTATGAACTACACCACGGCGTGAAAATTGCCGATACAGCCCTGGTTGCCGCCGCAATGCTCTCAAACCGCTACATCACCGACCGTTTTTTGCCCGATAAGGCGATCGACCTGGTCGATGAAGCCGCCGCTAAGCTGAAGATGGAGATCACTTCCAAGCCGGAAGAACTCGATGAAATTGACCGAAAAATTCTCCAATTGGAAATGGAAAAACTCTCCATTCAAAAAGAAAAAGATGAAGCCTCTTTGGAACGGCTTGCCAAACTAGAAAAAGAATTAGCTAACCTCAAAGAAGAACAATCTCAGCTCAATGCCCAATGGCAGTCTGAAAAAGAATTCATCGATAAAATTCGCTTCATCAAAGAGGAAATTGAGAAAACAAACCTAGAAATTCAGCAAGCAGAACGGGATTATGATCTCAATAAAGCAGCTGAATTACGTTACGGCAGACTAACAGAGCTCCAACAAAAAATCAAAGAAATTGAAGCTAACTTGGCGACCCAACAAATCACAGGAGAATCACTCCTACGGGAAGAAGTGATTGAATCAGATATCGCTGAAATTATCTCTAAATGGACGGGAATTCCGATCAGTAAGCTGATCGAGTCAGAAAAAGAAAAACTTCTTCACCTGGAAGCTGAACTCCACCGCCGGGTCGTTGGCCAAGATGAAGCCGTTACCGCTGTCGCCGAAGCAGTCCAGCGATCGCGCGCCGGACTGGCTGATCCCAACCGTCCCACCGCCAGTTTTATTTTCTTGGGGCCGACGGGGGTCGGAAAAACAGAACTTGCTAAAGCCCTGGCCCAATTTCTCTTTGATACCGAGGAAGCAATCGTTCGCATTGACATGTCAGAATACATGGAAAAACATGCAGTATCTCGGCTTTTAGGCGCACCGCCTGGATATGTGGGCTACGAAGAGGGAGGCCAGCTGACGGAAGCGATTCGTCGTCGCCCCTACTCAGTGATTCTTTTTGATGAGATCGAAAAAGCCCATGGCGACGTTTTTAATGTGATGCTGCAAATCTTGGATGATGGTCGCCTCACGGATTCCCAGGGACGAACGGTGGACTTTAAAAATACGGTAATCATCATGACCAGTAACATCGGTTCCCAATTTATCCTCGATCTTGCTGGGGACGACAGCCGCTATGAGGAAATGCGGGGTCGGGTGATGGAGGCGATGAATGTCAATTTCCGGCCAGAATTCCTAAACCGCATCGATGAACTCATTATTTTCCACGGCCTGCAAAAAGAGCAGCTGCGCTCTATTGTCCAACTCCAGATTAGACGCTTGGCAGAACGGCTTGCAGAACAAAAAATTAACATCCAATTCACCCCAGAAGCCTATGATTTCATTGCAGAGGTGGGTTACAACCCTGTTTATGGGGCTAGACCGCTAAAGCGGGCTGTTCAAAAATATGTGGAAACGGCGATCGCCAAAGGTATTCTGAAAGGCGAATTCAAAGGAGGGGAAACAATCAATGTCCAAGTTAAAGATGAACGACTGACATTTACCAAGTAA
- a CDS encoding alkaline phosphatase, whose translation MVKPKLQAGLKLALLSALAYLPFSAVVPQAIAQNATIKGEVVFTLTDLAGAEMLAVAKDGRHALVVGSDTATLVAIEDDTLSVQGTWTLTDEFFPAGSTEAELTGVAISPDGTFALLGVKDSDEANVATFDEVPGKVVAIALPSLEPIGQVTVGRGPDSVAIAPNGQFAAVANEDEENEEDLTNLDNRPGTISIIDLRNGPTRMTQVEVPIPPDNLPFFPHDPQPETVRIAADSTFVLATLQENNAVARLEIPSPLPSRLTADAFSVKNFDVGIRTGFGLVKDKAGEGSCRSGSYDLSLRQEFTSAREPDGLALTMDGRYFVTADEDNLTHVNNQSYEGIPISPHGARSISVFDAVTGEFLGDSGDSIEESITALGLPQRCNSKGPEPEVVSLGVVDGRTLAFVAIERSDAMTIHDISDPANIQLLDTVILNPTVIRADQEAGFEPEGIEFIPMTNQVVVSNPEGNAMSLINLNVMAP comes from the coding sequence ATGGTGAAGCCCAAGCTCCAAGCTGGCCTTAAGCTGGCCTTGTTATCTGCCCTTGCCTATCTGCCGTTTAGCGCAGTAGTGCCCCAGGCGATCGCCCAAAATGCGACTATCAAAGGAGAAGTCGTCTTCACACTCACAGATCTGGCCGGAGCAGAAATGTTGGCTGTTGCTAAAGACGGTCGCCATGCCCTCGTAGTTGGTAGTGATACGGCCACTCTAGTCGCCATTGAGGACGATACCCTAAGCGTCCAAGGAACCTGGACTTTGACCGATGAGTTTTTTCCCGCAGGTTCAACAGAGGCCGAATTGACTGGGGTAGCAATCAGCCCAGATGGTACTTTTGCACTTTTAGGCGTTAAAGATTCAGATGAGGCCAATGTCGCTACATTTGACGAGGTTCCCGGCAAGGTCGTCGCCATTGCCCTCCCGAGCCTTGAACCAATTGGCCAAGTGACCGTAGGCCGTGGGCCAGACTCGGTGGCGATCGCCCCCAATGGTCAATTTGCAGCAGTCGCCAATGAAGACGAAGAAAACGAAGAAGATTTGACCAACCTTGATAATCGTCCCGGTACTATTTCGATCATTGACTTACGGAATGGGCCGACTCGCATGACCCAAGTCGAAGTGCCCATTCCCCCTGACAATCTTCCCTTTTTTCCCCACGACCCACAACCCGAAACGGTTCGTATTGCAGCAGACAGCACTTTTGTTCTTGCCACACTGCAAGAAAACAATGCCGTCGCACGTCTTGAGATTCCTTCTCCCTTGCCCAGTCGCCTAACCGCCGATGCATTTTCAGTGAAAAACTTTGATGTTGGCATCCGCACAGGTTTCGGTCTGGTCAAGGATAAAGCTGGGGAAGGAAGCTGTCGTTCTGGCAGCTATGATCTGTCCCTCAGACAAGAATTCACCTCTGCCCGTGAGCCTGATGGCTTGGCTTTGACGATGGACGGACGTTACTTTGTTACCGCTGACGAAGACAATTTGACCCATGTCAACAATCAGTCCTACGAAGGCATCCCCATTAGCCCCCACGGCGCTCGGAGTATTAGTGTTTTTGATGCGGTCACAGGAGAATTTTTAGGAGACAGTGGTGACTCCATCGAAGAAAGCATCACGGCCTTAGGATTGCCACAGCGCTGCAACAGCAAAGGGCCAGAGCCGGAGGTTGTTTCTCTTGGGGTCGTAGATGGTCGTACCCTCGCATTTGTGGCGATCGAGCGTTCCGATGCCATGACCATCCATGACATTTCTGACCCGGCCAATATTCAACTACTTGACACAGTAATCCTTAATCCTACAGTAATTCGGGCAGATCAAGAAGCGGGATTCGAGCCAGAAGGGATTGAATTTATCCCGATGACTAATCAAGTTGTTGTGTCTAATCCTGAAGGCAATGCCATGAGTTTGATTAATCTCAACGTGATGGCCCCTTAA